From a region of the Falco cherrug isolate bFalChe1 chromosome 9, bFalChe1.pri, whole genome shotgun sequence genome:
- the DPCD gene encoding protein DPCD isoform X2 — MAVPSWLERLRAASKTALVQDGKRKIHYLFEDGKEMAEEYDMKTSQLVSRKWREKNTLGGSGKWQVEVGEPASPLLGALESELIKESSSNPVFVRKDTLSSFQWRIRNLPYPKEVYSVSMEQEQRCCVVRTTNKKSVRTALPVLTDPWGTTRSSLFLTWTDTSCPWMQLP, encoded by the exons ATGGCGGTGCCGAGCTGGCTGGAGAGGCTGCGGGCTGCCAGCAAGACAGCGCTGGTGCAGGACG GGAAGCGGAAGATCCACTACCTGTTCGAGGATGGGAAGGAGATGGCGGAAGAGTACGATATGAAGACGAGTCAGTTAGTGA GTAGAAAATGGCGAGAGAAGAACACACTCGGGGGCTCCGGCAAGTGGCAGGTTGAAGTAGGAGAGCCAGCCTCACCGCTCCTGGGAGCACTGGAATCAGAACTCATAAAGGAAAGCAGCTCCAAT CCTGTCTTCGTGAGGAAGGATACCCTGAGCAGCTTCCAGTGGCGGATCCGTAACCTGCCCTACCCCAAGGAGGTCTACAGCGTCTCCATGGAGCAGGAACAGCGCTGCTGTGTTGTCCGGACCACCAACAAGAAGTCAGTAAGGACAGCACTGCCAGTGCTGACAGACCCTTGGG GTACTACAAGAAGTTCTCTATTCCTGACCTGGACCGATACCAGCTGCCCTTGGATGCAGCTGCCCTGA
- the POLL gene encoding DNA polymerase lambda isoform X3, giving the protein MEPRGIVKAFPKRKKVRRDPGKSVLPKIPKGEGTEIPEAEWLEPVTIYVLQAGIGQARAEIFHKQIVQNGGVVCNQLSSEVTHVIVAEDMDCDRAFRLLKLTKLPSGLQLVKASWLSACIRDQKLLSTAGYGISIPHRYLEEGELQKEQQQVLGSEEIQHPAEKGAAETNTEAQVKDSLQRGLGTLGQQQLAEKDSDNEDSEGEDAGVTQGDLEALISGRYPVKSSEETSDSSSAVAQPASKWVCAQSSNSKKENHNQCITEKLEVLAKAYSVQGDKWRALGYSKAINALKSYHKPVTSYQEACKIPGIGKRMAEKILEILESGHLRKLDHISESVPVLELFSNIWGAGVKTAQMWYQQGFRTLDDISTKATLTSQQAVGLKHYTDFLERMPREEAAEIEQTVRQAALALKPGLVCVACGSYRRGKPTCGDVDVLVTHPDGQSHRGVFSKLLDSLHRSGFLTDDLVSQEDNGDQKKYLGVCRLPGPAQRHRRLDIIVVPYSEFACALLYFTGSAHFNRSMRALAKTKGMSLSEHALSSAVVRGPGGVKVASGHILPTPTEKDVFIQLGLPYREPSERDW; this is encoded by the exons ATGGAGCCACGAGGGATTGTCAAAGCCTTTCCCAAGAGGAAGAAGGTGAGGCGTGACCCAGGGAAAAGTGTCCTGCCGAAGATCCCAAAAGGGGAAGGAACAGAGATACCTGAGG CAGAGTGGCTGGAACCAGTCACCATCTACGTGTTGCAAGCTGGCATTGGCCAAGCCAGGGCGGAGATCTTCCACAAGCAGATTGTCCAGAATGGGGGTGTTGTATGCAACCAGCTCTCCTCGGAGGTGACGCATGTCATTGTGGCTGAAGACATGGACTGTGATCGGGCCTTTCGGCTCCTTAAGTTAACCAAGCTCCCTTCAGGGTTGCAGCTAGTGAAGGCATCCTGGCTAAGTGCTTGCATTAGAGACCAGAAGCTGCTAAGTACCGCTGGCTATGGTATCTCTATCCCTCACAG GTACCTGGAGGAGGGAGAActgcagaaagagcagcagcaggtcctggGCAGTGAAGAGatccagcacccagcagagaagggagcagcagaaacaaataCTGAAGCACAGGTGAAGGATTCATTGCAACGAGGCCTGGGCACCCttggacagcagcagctggctgag AAAGACTCTGATAATGAAGACAGTGAAGGAGAAGATGCTGGTGTCACCCAGGGAGACCTGGAAGCATTGATTTCTGGCCGCTACCCTGTGAAATCATCAGAGGAGACCAGTGACAGCTCTTCCGCAGTGGCCCAGCCTGCCAGCAAGTGGGTTTGTGCCCAGTCCTCCAACAGCAAGAAGGAGAATCACAACCAATGCATTACAGAGAAGCTCGAAGTGCTGGCAAAGGCCTACTCTGTCCAGGGGGACAAGTGGAGAGCTCTGGGCTACTCCAAAGCCATCAATGCACTTAAGAGCTACCACAAACCAGTCACCTCCTACCAG GAAGCCTGTAAAATACCTGGGATTGGGAAACGGATGGCAGAGAAGATCCTGGAGATCTTGGAGAGTGGGCATCTGCGCAAGCTGGATCACATCAGTGAGAGTGTGCCTGTGCTGGAATTGTTTTCCAACATCTGGGGAGCAGGGGTCAAGACAGCTCAGATGTGGTATCAGCAG GGTTTCCGGACACTGGATGATATTAGCACGAAGGCAACTCTCACCAGCCAGCAAGCTGTGGGGCTGAAGCACTACACGGATTTCCTGGAACGTATGCCTCGGGAGGAAGCTGCAGAAATAGAACAGACT GTCAGACAAGCTGCCCTGGCCCTGAAGCCTGGGCTCGTGTGTGTGGCGTGTGGCTCCTACCGTCGGGGGAAGCCCACCTGTGGAGACGTGGATGTGCTGGTCACTCACCCAGATGGACAGTCTCACCGTGGGGTGTTCAGCAAGCTGCTTGACAGCCTCCACAGGAGTG GCTTCCTTACGGATGACCTGGTGAGTCAGGAGGACAATGGTGACCAGAAGAAGTACCTGGGGGTGTGCCGCCTCCCTGGGCCAGCGCAGCGTCACCGCCGACTTGACATCATCGTGGTGCCTTACAGTGAGTttgcctgtgccctgctctACTTCACCGGCTCGGCTCACTTCAACCGCTCCATGCGGGCCCTGGCCAAGACCAAGGGCATGAGCCTGTCAGAGCATGCCCTCAGCTCAGCTGTGGTGCGAGGCCCTGGAGGCGTCAAGGTGGCATCTGGTCATATTCTGCCCACTCCCACTGAGAAAGATGTCTTCATTCAGCTGGGGCTGCCTTACCGGGAGCCCTCAGAACGGGACTGGTGA
- the DPCD gene encoding protein DPCD isoform X1 — protein sequence MAVPSWLERLRAASKTALVQDGKRKIHYLFEDGKEMAEEYDMKTSQLVSRKWREKNTLGGSGKWQVEVGEPASPLLGALESELIKESSSNPVFVRKDTLSSFQWRIRNLPYPKEVYSVSMEQEQRCCVVRTTNKKYYKKFSIPDLDRYQLPLDAAALSFTHANNTLIITYQKPKEILAAEEQLQKELKKIKAANNGDGDCKTQ from the exons ATGGCGGTGCCGAGCTGGCTGGAGAGGCTGCGGGCTGCCAGCAAGACAGCGCTGGTGCAGGACG GGAAGCGGAAGATCCACTACCTGTTCGAGGATGGGAAGGAGATGGCGGAAGAGTACGATATGAAGACGAGTCAGTTAGTGA GTAGAAAATGGCGAGAGAAGAACACACTCGGGGGCTCCGGCAAGTGGCAGGTTGAAGTAGGAGAGCCAGCCTCACCGCTCCTGGGAGCACTGGAATCAGAACTCATAAAGGAAAGCAGCTCCAAT CCTGTCTTCGTGAGGAAGGATACCCTGAGCAGCTTCCAGTGGCGGATCCGTAACCTGCCCTACCCCAAGGAGGTCTACAGCGTCTCCATGGAGCAGGAACAGCGCTGCTGTGTTGTCCGGACCACCAACAAGAA GTACTACAAGAAGTTCTCTATTCCTGACCTGGACCGATACCAGCTGCCCTTGGATGCAGCTGCCCTGAGCTTTACCCATGCCAACAACACCCTGATCATCACG TACCAGAAACCAAAGGAGATCCtggctgcagaagagcagctgcagaaggagctgAAGAAGATAAAGGCAGCTAACAATGGGGATGGTGACTGCAAGACCCAGTAG
- the POLL gene encoding DNA polymerase lambda isoform X4 has product MLFAEIPGSPEHPSNCMEDLAQQHRRELLPSTSQAAIAAELPTRPMEPRGIVKAFPKRKKVRRDPGKSVLPKIPKGEGTEIPEAEWLEPVTIYVLQAGIGQARAEIFHKQIVQNGGVVCNQLSSEVTHVIVAEDMDCDRAFRLLKLTKLPSGLQLVKASWLSACIRDQKLLSTAGYGISIPHRYLEEGELQKEQQQVLGSEEIQHPAEKGAAETNTEAQVKDSLQRGLGTLGQQQLAEKDSDNEDSEGEDAGVTQGDLEALISGRYPVKSSEETSDSSSAVAQPASKWVCAQSSNSKKENHNQCITEKLEVLAKAYSVQGDKWRALGYSKAINALKSYHKPVTSYQEACKIPGIGKRMAEKILEILESGHLRKLDHISESVPVLELFSNIWGAGVKTAQMWYQQGFRTLDDISTKATLTSQQAVGLKHYTDFLERMPREEAAEIEQTTSCPGPEAWARVCGVWLLPSGEAHLWRRGCAGHSPRWTVSPWGVQQAA; this is encoded by the exons ATGCTGTTTGCAGAGATACCAGGGTCACCAGAGCATCCTTCTAACTGCATGGAGGACCTTGCACAACAGCACAGGAGGGAGTTGCTTCCAAGCACATCCCAGGCAG CAATTGCAGCTGAACTTCCCACTAGGCCCATGGAGCCACGAGGGATTGTCAAAGCCTTTCCCAAGAGGAAGAAGGTGAGGCGTGACCCAGGGAAAAGTGTCCTGCCGAAGATCCCAAAAGGGGAAGGAACAGAGATACCTGAGG CAGAGTGGCTGGAACCAGTCACCATCTACGTGTTGCAAGCTGGCATTGGCCAAGCCAGGGCGGAGATCTTCCACAAGCAGATTGTCCAGAATGGGGGTGTTGTATGCAACCAGCTCTCCTCGGAGGTGACGCATGTCATTGTGGCTGAAGACATGGACTGTGATCGGGCCTTTCGGCTCCTTAAGTTAACCAAGCTCCCTTCAGGGTTGCAGCTAGTGAAGGCATCCTGGCTAAGTGCTTGCATTAGAGACCAGAAGCTGCTAAGTACCGCTGGCTATGGTATCTCTATCCCTCACAG GTACCTGGAGGAGGGAGAActgcagaaagagcagcagcaggtcctggGCAGTGAAGAGatccagcacccagcagagaagggagcagcagaaacaaataCTGAAGCACAGGTGAAGGATTCATTGCAACGAGGCCTGGGCACCCttggacagcagcagctggctgag AAAGACTCTGATAATGAAGACAGTGAAGGAGAAGATGCTGGTGTCACCCAGGGAGACCTGGAAGCATTGATTTCTGGCCGCTACCCTGTGAAATCATCAGAGGAGACCAGTGACAGCTCTTCCGCAGTGGCCCAGCCTGCCAGCAAGTGGGTTTGTGCCCAGTCCTCCAACAGCAAGAAGGAGAATCACAACCAATGCATTACAGAGAAGCTCGAAGTGCTGGCAAAGGCCTACTCTGTCCAGGGGGACAAGTGGAGAGCTCTGGGCTACTCCAAAGCCATCAATGCACTTAAGAGCTACCACAAACCAGTCACCTCCTACCAG GAAGCCTGTAAAATACCTGGGATTGGGAAACGGATGGCAGAGAAGATCCTGGAGATCTTGGAGAGTGGGCATCTGCGCAAGCTGGATCACATCAGTGAGAGTGTGCCTGTGCTGGAATTGTTTTCCAACATCTGGGGAGCAGGGGTCAAGACAGCTCAGATGTGGTATCAGCAG GGTTTCCGGACACTGGATGATATTAGCACGAAGGCAACTCTCACCAGCCAGCAAGCTGTGGGGCTGAAGCACTACACGGATTTCCTGGAACGTATGCCTCGGGAGGAAGCTGCAGAAATAGAACAGACT ACAAGCTGCCCTGGCCCTGAAGCCTGGGCTCGTGTGTGTGGCGTGTGGCTCCTACCGTCGGGGGAAGCCCACCTGTGGAGACGTGGATGTGCTGGTCACTCACCCAGATGGACAGTCTCACCGTGGGGTGTTCAGCAAGCTGCTTGA
- the POLL gene encoding DNA polymerase lambda isoform X1, giving the protein MLFAEIPGSPEHPSNCMEDLAQQHRRELLPSTSQAAIAAELPTRPMEPRGIVKAFPKRKKVRRDPGKSVLPKIPKGEGTEIPEAEWLEPVTIYVLQAGIGQARAEIFHKQIVQNGGVVCNQLSSEVTHVIVAEDMDCDRAFRLLKLTKLPSGLQLVKASWLSACIRDQKLLSTAGYGISIPHRYLEEGELQKEQQQVLGSEEIQHPAEKGAAETNTEAQVKDSLQRGLGTLGQQQLAEKDSDNEDSEGEDAGVTQGDLEALISGRYPVKSSEETSDSSSAVAQPASKWVCAQSSNSKKENHNQCITEKLEVLAKAYSVQGDKWRALGYSKAINALKSYHKPVTSYQEACKIPGIGKRMAEKILEILESGHLRKLDHISESVPVLELFSNIWGAGVKTAQMWYQQGFRTLDDISTKATLTSQQAVGLKHYTDFLERMPREEAAEIEQTVRQAALALKPGLVCVACGSYRRGKPTCGDVDVLVTHPDGQSHRGVFSKLLDSLHRSGFLTDDLVSQEDNGDQKKYLGVCRLPGPAQRHRRLDIIVVPYSEFACALLYFTGSAHFNRSMRALAKTKGMSLSEHALSSAVVRGPGGVKVASGHILPTPTEKDVFIQLGLPYREPSERDW; this is encoded by the exons ATGCTGTTTGCAGAGATACCAGGGTCACCAGAGCATCCTTCTAACTGCATGGAGGACCTTGCACAACAGCACAGGAGGGAGTTGCTTCCAAGCACATCCCAGGCAG CAATTGCAGCTGAACTTCCCACTAGGCCCATGGAGCCACGAGGGATTGTCAAAGCCTTTCCCAAGAGGAAGAAGGTGAGGCGTGACCCAGGGAAAAGTGTCCTGCCGAAGATCCCAAAAGGGGAAGGAACAGAGATACCTGAGG CAGAGTGGCTGGAACCAGTCACCATCTACGTGTTGCAAGCTGGCATTGGCCAAGCCAGGGCGGAGATCTTCCACAAGCAGATTGTCCAGAATGGGGGTGTTGTATGCAACCAGCTCTCCTCGGAGGTGACGCATGTCATTGTGGCTGAAGACATGGACTGTGATCGGGCCTTTCGGCTCCTTAAGTTAACCAAGCTCCCTTCAGGGTTGCAGCTAGTGAAGGCATCCTGGCTAAGTGCTTGCATTAGAGACCAGAAGCTGCTAAGTACCGCTGGCTATGGTATCTCTATCCCTCACAG GTACCTGGAGGAGGGAGAActgcagaaagagcagcagcaggtcctggGCAGTGAAGAGatccagcacccagcagagaagggagcagcagaaacaaataCTGAAGCACAGGTGAAGGATTCATTGCAACGAGGCCTGGGCACCCttggacagcagcagctggctgag AAAGACTCTGATAATGAAGACAGTGAAGGAGAAGATGCTGGTGTCACCCAGGGAGACCTGGAAGCATTGATTTCTGGCCGCTACCCTGTGAAATCATCAGAGGAGACCAGTGACAGCTCTTCCGCAGTGGCCCAGCCTGCCAGCAAGTGGGTTTGTGCCCAGTCCTCCAACAGCAAGAAGGAGAATCACAACCAATGCATTACAGAGAAGCTCGAAGTGCTGGCAAAGGCCTACTCTGTCCAGGGGGACAAGTGGAGAGCTCTGGGCTACTCCAAAGCCATCAATGCACTTAAGAGCTACCACAAACCAGTCACCTCCTACCAG GAAGCCTGTAAAATACCTGGGATTGGGAAACGGATGGCAGAGAAGATCCTGGAGATCTTGGAGAGTGGGCATCTGCGCAAGCTGGATCACATCAGTGAGAGTGTGCCTGTGCTGGAATTGTTTTCCAACATCTGGGGAGCAGGGGTCAAGACAGCTCAGATGTGGTATCAGCAG GGTTTCCGGACACTGGATGATATTAGCACGAAGGCAACTCTCACCAGCCAGCAAGCTGTGGGGCTGAAGCACTACACGGATTTCCTGGAACGTATGCCTCGGGAGGAAGCTGCAGAAATAGAACAGACT GTCAGACAAGCTGCCCTGGCCCTGAAGCCTGGGCTCGTGTGTGTGGCGTGTGGCTCCTACCGTCGGGGGAAGCCCACCTGTGGAGACGTGGATGTGCTGGTCACTCACCCAGATGGACAGTCTCACCGTGGGGTGTTCAGCAAGCTGCTTGACAGCCTCCACAGGAGTG GCTTCCTTACGGATGACCTGGTGAGTCAGGAGGACAATGGTGACCAGAAGAAGTACCTGGGGGTGTGCCGCCTCCCTGGGCCAGCGCAGCGTCACCGCCGACTTGACATCATCGTGGTGCCTTACAGTGAGTttgcctgtgccctgctctACTTCACCGGCTCGGCTCACTTCAACCGCTCCATGCGGGCCCTGGCCAAGACCAAGGGCATGAGCCTGTCAGAGCATGCCCTCAGCTCAGCTGTGGTGCGAGGCCCTGGAGGCGTCAAGGTGGCATCTGGTCATATTCTGCCCACTCCCACTGAGAAAGATGTCTTCATTCAGCTGGGGCTGCCTTACCGGGAGCCCTCAGAACGGGACTGGTGA
- the POLL gene encoding DNA polymerase lambda isoform X2, producing the protein MLFAEIPGSPEHPSNCMEDLAQQHRRELLPSTSQAAIAAELPTRPMEPRGIVKAFPKRKKVRRDPGKSVLPKIPKGEGTEIPEEWLEPVTIYVLQAGIGQARAEIFHKQIVQNGGVVCNQLSSEVTHVIVAEDMDCDRAFRLLKLTKLPSGLQLVKASWLSACIRDQKLLSTAGYGISIPHRYLEEGELQKEQQQVLGSEEIQHPAEKGAAETNTEAQVKDSLQRGLGTLGQQQLAEKDSDNEDSEGEDAGVTQGDLEALISGRYPVKSSEETSDSSSAVAQPASKWVCAQSSNSKKENHNQCITEKLEVLAKAYSVQGDKWRALGYSKAINALKSYHKPVTSYQEACKIPGIGKRMAEKILEILESGHLRKLDHISESVPVLELFSNIWGAGVKTAQMWYQQGFRTLDDISTKATLTSQQAVGLKHYTDFLERMPREEAAEIEQTVRQAALALKPGLVCVACGSYRRGKPTCGDVDVLVTHPDGQSHRGVFSKLLDSLHRSGFLTDDLVSQEDNGDQKKYLGVCRLPGPAQRHRRLDIIVVPYSEFACALLYFTGSAHFNRSMRALAKTKGMSLSEHALSSAVVRGPGGVKVASGHILPTPTEKDVFIQLGLPYREPSERDW; encoded by the exons ATGCTGTTTGCAGAGATACCAGGGTCACCAGAGCATCCTTCTAACTGCATGGAGGACCTTGCACAACAGCACAGGAGGGAGTTGCTTCCAAGCACATCCCAGGCAG CAATTGCAGCTGAACTTCCCACTAGGCCCATGGAGCCACGAGGGATTGTCAAAGCCTTTCCCAAGAGGAAGAAGGTGAGGCGTGACCCAGGGAAAAGTGTCCTGCCGAAGATCCCAAAAGGGGAAGGAACAGAGATACCTGAGG AGTGGCTGGAACCAGTCACCATCTACGTGTTGCAAGCTGGCATTGGCCAAGCCAGGGCGGAGATCTTCCACAAGCAGATTGTCCAGAATGGGGGTGTTGTATGCAACCAGCTCTCCTCGGAGGTGACGCATGTCATTGTGGCTGAAGACATGGACTGTGATCGGGCCTTTCGGCTCCTTAAGTTAACCAAGCTCCCTTCAGGGTTGCAGCTAGTGAAGGCATCCTGGCTAAGTGCTTGCATTAGAGACCAGAAGCTGCTAAGTACCGCTGGCTATGGTATCTCTATCCCTCACAG GTACCTGGAGGAGGGAGAActgcagaaagagcagcagcaggtcctggGCAGTGAAGAGatccagcacccagcagagaagggagcagcagaaacaaataCTGAAGCACAGGTGAAGGATTCATTGCAACGAGGCCTGGGCACCCttggacagcagcagctggctgag AAAGACTCTGATAATGAAGACAGTGAAGGAGAAGATGCTGGTGTCACCCAGGGAGACCTGGAAGCATTGATTTCTGGCCGCTACCCTGTGAAATCATCAGAGGAGACCAGTGACAGCTCTTCCGCAGTGGCCCAGCCTGCCAGCAAGTGGGTTTGTGCCCAGTCCTCCAACAGCAAGAAGGAGAATCACAACCAATGCATTACAGAGAAGCTCGAAGTGCTGGCAAAGGCCTACTCTGTCCAGGGGGACAAGTGGAGAGCTCTGGGCTACTCCAAAGCCATCAATGCACTTAAGAGCTACCACAAACCAGTCACCTCCTACCAG GAAGCCTGTAAAATACCTGGGATTGGGAAACGGATGGCAGAGAAGATCCTGGAGATCTTGGAGAGTGGGCATCTGCGCAAGCTGGATCACATCAGTGAGAGTGTGCCTGTGCTGGAATTGTTTTCCAACATCTGGGGAGCAGGGGTCAAGACAGCTCAGATGTGGTATCAGCAG GGTTTCCGGACACTGGATGATATTAGCACGAAGGCAACTCTCACCAGCCAGCAAGCTGTGGGGCTGAAGCACTACACGGATTTCCTGGAACGTATGCCTCGGGAGGAAGCTGCAGAAATAGAACAGACT GTCAGACAAGCTGCCCTGGCCCTGAAGCCTGGGCTCGTGTGTGTGGCGTGTGGCTCCTACCGTCGGGGGAAGCCCACCTGTGGAGACGTGGATGTGCTGGTCACTCACCCAGATGGACAGTCTCACCGTGGGGTGTTCAGCAAGCTGCTTGACAGCCTCCACAGGAGTG GCTTCCTTACGGATGACCTGGTGAGTCAGGAGGACAATGGTGACCAGAAGAAGTACCTGGGGGTGTGCCGCCTCCCTGGGCCAGCGCAGCGTCACCGCCGACTTGACATCATCGTGGTGCCTTACAGTGAGTttgcctgtgccctgctctACTTCACCGGCTCGGCTCACTTCAACCGCTCCATGCGGGCCCTGGCCAAGACCAAGGGCATGAGCCTGTCAGAGCATGCCCTCAGCTCAGCTGTGGTGCGAGGCCCTGGAGGCGTCAAGGTGGCATCTGGTCATATTCTGCCCACTCCCACTGAGAAAGATGTCTTCATTCAGCTGGGGCTGCCTTACCGGGAGCCCTCAGAACGGGACTGGTGA